Proteins found in one Pelmatolapia mariae isolate MD_Pm_ZW linkage group LG7, Pm_UMD_F_2, whole genome shotgun sequence genomic segment:
- the prrc2b gene encoding protein PRRC2B isoform X3 encodes MSDRLGQITKSKDGKSKYSSLSLFDKYKGKSIETQKNTVVPRHGLQSLGKVATARRMPPPAHLPSLKSENKGNDPNVIIVPKDGTGWANKQEQPDQKNSVASTPQLPELQPPLALQKSVSNLQKSSPVANQENTNTSGPKQWAQLNGKAVEQDGSRASNRLQPFSHEEFPTLKAAGEQDRAGKERSGFDPSYGPGPSLRPQNVTSWREGGGRNLQPSSLTLSLPADPEGKATALAETGTPPASSHPSSATVTTSSSTVTAPSPGPDPKEPSLRPAQPVRRTAVPTALQYQLHHTSTAVYHDMLPAFMCSKETREATGTDHVPTTVAAPARFDSKPTFRQSYAKPELVNGDVRRENRFVRAAPRLSSQPIRRPTDRPVRPAIINPEDLKDLDELDNDCEDGWAGLHEEVDYSEKLKFSDDEEEHSSSDKNKIWADWERERDNQRDCHSSLSSGEASYPQEGPEESYSFQHHHHEPPRKTNGKYLSTDTQVQQRNQGDPLADQDDHQRQSQAPARAKYVSPELSEAVERARRRREEEERRAREERLAACAEKLKKLDEKFGKTERQTSRTDDSQKEVEGKEVPLSPSREQSRGHHDNWHYSTKDGSECPSDNSPGHSYREESGFSTYRGSEDDGPEPSSPSGDYSGRQPIKPVPPRFQKQPQHHQQQEQMFKMQHWQQSGHPNPSGSSHTQRGYYPPHVLGFDPRWMMMPPFMDPRMTQGRSPVDYYPGMVKPMMHQDHLNSPGSDEGCHPNLPQERRAPSTEPYPVWNQDGYPLRSFTPPYQRQRESSESGHPDDRGDMASSQQDSYEERASDCLSHTQDDLPHHSYQSRGSDREQHDQGLLTTAQNLSQNYSDSEYPKQESRDKHLKDGLESHDEALDGSTDNWKRDGSQKQDGGVNSAQNQWSEASSSSSSVNQPSEASGRTLIRRTGPIKKPVLKALKVEDKENEKPKPEPEEKPVPYRLEKEVLTNVYDLKKDNQPANNRRSASPVVEKQPEERQRQSPAPSKMDRPLSTHSDDSPKENTWSSAKSQSLRDSQENREPQAPRRNNWIFIDEEQAFGAVRGTGRGRSRGFREFNSRGGTRGGRGGDNLRGVYNNNNNSSGSSTQRAGRGRAPPRDLIKVEEFQRGKPRRRNVSETLSEASEYEELPKRRRQKGSENGEGYTESGDVRKADRDSWRSNKVYTDDQTAPDSREKTKVTRGFGNRVLPPRLNTTGSYSRSFGGSRDISTWRGRGPPFSGSSSGSMQENGYGPGAETAYSRRPPVERDALKYTPKFTGSFMENGTEEREGEYYFDSEAPDRQILRRRRPPRQDKPPRFRRLRQEREPGSNQWTSDEYINGDFANPWPGHSKSTGDDNWPSGHYSGRSSQHGQTEEWETGSDNSDFGDWREKRSGSGGIATQGHGDIPSDSGQEPGSSEKRELSKRSFSSQRPLVERQNRKGEPSLLDASKMVRAPDNPPTSSSNRSDSWQNGGTSCKSRSPDESGSVYSIEQLPEEREPIEPAGKKLDKELKPGPVKTDITEPLSPYELSSYPIEGDAGGPGSNADGYQDALSKKQRRPQEDDRRRKEQGASVPVKNRTVTSKMPPRFAKKQGSMSIEQPEEGISSNNLGTEIWETNSSALSVQSSGGDSWTKQVSYTGSEPNSEDSDAGPEQNKEQHKPGPIGNERSLKHRKGSEGVDRLEGGPITPVNGVDLHVDTVLPVPPIEFGVSAKDSDFSLPPGSTPVPVSNPVNKLQDTALNQSIPILRSNHLQPGINLNPISFPSADLTLKMESARKAWENSQSLPEQGSPGGSASGAQPPCSAGSSTGVSYSSFGGVSMPPMPVASVAPSMSMQGNHIPPLYLDGHVFPSQPRLVPPTMTQQQTYQQAAAAQQIPISLHTSLQAQAQLGLRGGLPVSQSQEMFSSIPPFRSQVYMHPNLSQPSPMVLSGGAPLKGPYSAFPGMQPSDMVKPQSGSHYQPMNGSQQLVYDSQMNQGPGMGSSQLIDSQLIQVTMPLPGSQLRYGSAQQHLILPQSIQLQQGQNLSVGAPRRMLPPGSQAAVMTGSREGSQMEMKGFQFSEKPNHSPGISGGSYRPGSASPGGKPSGPGGPIGPLPTHFAQQVPPAQGSMVMHMRPPTTGPFPNPIQRPVMQVNKPVIIRSPPYPNPGRDPPHSTPPSASEPPVKGPEDGMKNKTIRDVRKAVGEGKTPSGGMTSKLQEPLPSTGQAKPARTGAIKPQAVKVEEGKA; translated from the exons CCGCCCCCAGA ATGTGACAAGCTGGAGGGAAGGTGGTGGCAGGAACCTTCAGCCCTCATCCCTGACCCTCAGCCTGCCAGCAGATCCTGAGGGTAAGGCCACTGCCCTGGCTGAGACTGGCACCCCTCCAGCCTCGTCTCACCCCTCCTCCGCCACAGTCACCACCTCATCTAGTACGGTGACGGCTCCGTCACCAGGCCCTGACCCCAAGGAGCCTTCCCTGCGACCTGCTCAGCCTGTCCGCAGAACAGCCGTCCCTACTGCATTGCAGTACCAGCTTCATCACACTTCAACTGCTGTCTACCATGACATGTTGCCTGCCTTT ATGTGCTCTAAAGAGACACGTGAAGCTACGGGTACAGACCATGTTCCCACCACCGTAGCAGCCCCCGCCCGTTTTGACAGCAAACCTACTTTTAGGCAGAGCTATGCCAAACCTGAGCTTGTAAA TGGCGACGTAAGGAGAGAGAATCGCTTTGTCCGTGCTGCGCCTCGACTTTCTTCGCAGCCTATCCGTAGACCTACTGACAGACCAGTTCGCCCAGCCATTATTAATCCAGAGGATTTGAAGGATCTGGATGAGCTTGACAATGACTGTGAAGATGGATGGGCTG GACTTCATGAGGAGGTTGATTATAGTGAGAAGCTCAAATTTagtgatgatgaagaagaacaCTCTTCCAGTGACAAAAACAAGATCTG GGCTGActgggagagggagagagataacCAGCGGGACTGCCATTCCTCCCTTAGCTCGGGGGAGGCATCTTACCCACAAGAGGGTCCAGAAGAGAGTTACTCTTTCCAGCATCACCACCACGAGCCTCCCAGGAAGACCAACGGCAAATATCTCTCCACAGACACCCAG GTCCAACAGAGAAACCAAGGAGACCCACTTGCTGACCAGGATGATCACCAGCGGCAGTCTCAGGCACCAGCTAGGGCCAAGTATGTGTCGCCTGAGCTGTCTGAGGCTGTTGAGAGAGCCCGAAGACGgcgggaggaggaagagaggcgTGCTCGTGAGGAACGTCTGGCAGCATGTGCTGAAAAGCTCAAAAAACTGGATGAAAAATTTGGGAAGACTGAAAGGCAGACATCAAGGACGGATGACAGCCAGAAGGAGGTAGAGGGAAAAGAAGTTCCACTGTCCCCAAGTCGGGAACAGAGTCGAGGCCACCATGATAACTGGCACTACAGCACAAAAG ATGGAAGTGAGTGTCCCTCGGACAATTCCCCTGGCCATAGTTACCGTGAAGAGTCTGGCTTCTCTACCTACCGTGGCAGTGAAGACGATGGCCCAGAGCCCTCCTCACCATCAGGAGACTACAGTGGGCGTCAGCCAATCAAACCAGTGCCACCCCGCTTTCAAAAGCAGCCacaacaccaccagcagcag GAACAAATGTTCAAGATGCAGCATTGGCAGCAGTCAGGTCACCCTAATCCATCAGGGTCAAGCCACACTCAGCGGGGCTACTACCCTCCACATGTCCTCGGTTTTGATCCGCGCTGGATGATGATGCCACCTTTCATGGATCCCCGCATGACCCAGGGACGGTCTCCTGTTGACTACTACCCTG GAATGGTAAAACCTATGATGCACCAAGATCACTTGAACAGTCCCGGTTCTGATGAGGGATGCCATCCAAACTTGCCTCAGGAGAGACGAGCGCCTTCCACTGAGCCTTACCCAGTGTGGAATCAAGATGGCTATCCGTTGCGTAGCTTTACTCCCCCTTACCAGAGACAGCGTGAAAGCTCGGAAAGCGGACATCCCGATGACAG AGGTGATATGGCCTCTTCCCAACAGGACTCCTATGAAGAGAGGGCCAGTGATTGTTTGTCCCACACTCAAGATGATCTTCCCCATCACAGTTATCAGAGCAGAGGTTCAGACAGAGAACAACATGACCAAGGCTTGCTCACCACCGCTCAGAACCTCTCTCAGAATTATTCAGATAGTGAATACCCAAAGCAAGAGTCGAGAGACAAGCATCTGAAAGATGGCCTTGAATCCCACGACGAGGCCTTAGATGGCTCCACAGACAACTGGAAAAGAGATGGTAGCCAGAAACAAGACGGAGGGGTTAACAGTGCCCAAAACCAGTGGTCTGAAGCTAGTTCCAGTTCAAGTAGTGTCAACCAGCCATCTGAGGCTAGTGGACGCACCTTGATACGCAGAACTGGTCCCATCAAGAAACCAGTTCTTAAGGCTCTCAAAGTGGAAGACAAGGAGAATGAAAAGCCTAaacctgagcctgaggagaAGCCTGTCCCCTACCGCCTGGAGAAAGAAGTCCTTACTAACGTTTATGACTTGAAGAAAGACAACCAGCCTGCCAACAATAGGCGTTCTGCATCACCTGTGGTtgaaaaacaacctgaagagagGCAGCGCCAGTCTCCAGCTCCCAGTAAAATGGACAGACCTCTGAGCACCCACAGCGATGACTCTCCCAAGGAGAACACTTGGAGCAGTGCTAAGAGCCAGTCACTTAGAGATAGTCAGGAGAACCGAGAACCCCAGGCACCACGGCGCAATAACTGGATCTTTATTGATGAAGAACAGGCCTTTGGTGCAGTGAGGGGGACGGGTAGAGGCCGCAGTCGAGGCTTCCGGGAATTTAACTCCAGAGGTGGAACCCGTGGTGGCCGCGGTGGAGATAATCTCAGAGGTGTttataacaacaataacaacagcagtggcagcagcaCTCAGCGAGCAGGCAGAGGTCGAGCACCACCCAGGGATCTAATCAAGGTCGAGGAGTTTCAGAGGGGCAAACCCCGTAGGCGAAATGTCAGTGAAACATTGAGTGAAGCCTCAGAGTATGAGGAACTTCCCAAGAGGCGTCGCCAGAAAGGATCTGAAAATGGAGAAGGCTATACAGAGTCTGGGGATGTCCGTAAAGCTGATAGAGACTCTTGGAGATCCAACAAGGTGTACACAGATGATCAGACTGCCCCAGATTCCAGAGAAAAGACCAAGGTCACCAGAGGCTTTGGAAATCGGGTGCTGCCTCCACGACTGAACACCACTGGTAGTTACAGTCGAAGCTTTGGAGGATCTAGAGATATTTCTACATGGAGGGGCCGTGGGCCTCCATTTAGTGGCAGCAGTAGTGGCTCGATGCAAGAAAATGGTTATGGTCCTGGAGCAGAGACTGCTTACTCCCGCAGACCCCCAGTTGAGCGTGACGCTCTCAAGTACACTCCTAAATTTACTGGCTCCTTCATGGAAAATGGAACAGAGGAGCGTGAAGGAGAATACTACTTTGACAGTGAGGCCCCTGACAGACAGATTTTAAGGAGAAGGCGTCCTCCACGTCAAGACAAGCCTCCGCGCTTCCGTCGTCTACGACAAGAGCGTGAACCTGGCTCAAATCAGTGGACAAGTGATGAGTACATAAACGGAGACTTTGCAAATCCCTGGCCAGGTCATTCTAAAAGCACTGGTGATGATAACTGGCCCAGTGGCCACTACTCTGGACGTTCTAGCCAGCATGGCCAGACAGAGGAATGGGAGACGGGTTCAGACAACAGCGACTTTGGTGACTGGAGAGAGAAACGGAGTGGAAGTGGAGGCATTGCTACACAGGGCCATGGCGATATTCCCTCAGACTCTGGCCAGGAGCCAGGCTCCAGTGAGAAGAGGGAGCTTTCTAAGAGAAGCTTCTCTAGTCAGAGACCATTGGTGGAACGGCAGAACAGGAAAGGAGAACCATCACTGCTGGACGCAAGCAAGATGGTGCGTGCACCTGATAATCCCCCCACCTCCTCATCGAACAGGAGTGACAGCTGGCAGAACGGAGGCACTTCTTGTAAAAG CAGGAGTCCAGATGAGTCAGGCTCTGTATACAgcatagagcagctgccagaagAGAGGGAGCCCATTGAGCCCGCTGGGAAGAAATTAGACAAGGAGCTGAAGCCAGGACCTGTCAAAACAGACATCACTGAACCACTGTCCCCATATGAGCTCAGCAGCTACCCAA TTGAAGGAGACGCAGGGGGACCAGGTTCAAATGCAGATGGTTACCAGGATGCCTTGTCCAAAAAGCAAAGACGCCCACAGGAAGATGACAGGAGGAGGAAAGAACAAGGGGCATCT GTACCAGTGAAAAACAGGACAGTCACTTCCAAGATGCCACCACGCTTTGCCAAAAAGCAGGGAAGCATGAGCATTGAACAACCCGAGGAAGGAATTTCTTCTAACAATCTGGGAACTGAAATCTGGGAGACCAACAGCTCAg CTCTTTCAGTGCAGTCTTCAGGGGGAGACTCATGGACCAAACAGGTGTCTTACACTGGGAGTGAGCCCAACTCTGAG GACTCCGATGCGGGCccagaacaaaacaaagagcAGCACAAACCAGGGCCCATCGGAAATGAACGCTCCCTGAAACACCGGAAGGGCTCAGAAGGTGTCGATAGGCTGGAAGGTGGCCCTATCACACCAGTCAATGGTGTGGACCTCCATGTGGACACTGTGCTGCCTGTCCCACCCATTGAGTTTGGTGTCAGTGCCAAAGATTCAGATTTCAGCCTGCCGCCGGGTTCTACCCCAGTACCCGTGTCCAATCCTGTGAACAAGCTTCAGGAC ACGGCTTTGAATCAGAGTATCCCCATTCTGCGCTCCAACCACCTGCAGCCTGGCATCAACCTCAATCCCATCTCCTTTCCCAGTGCTGATCTCACCCTCAAG aTGGAGTCAGCACGCAAGGCGTGGGAGAACTCCCAGTCTCTTCCTGAGCAGGGCTCTCCTGGTGGCAGCGCTTCAGGTGCTCAGCCTCCCTGCAGTGCCGGCTCATCCACTGGTGTCAGTTACAGCTCGTTTGGAGGCGTTTCCATGCCACCAATGCCCGTTGCATCGGTAGCACCTTCCATGTCCATGCAAG GTAATCATATTCCCCCGCTGTATCTGGATGGTCACGTCTTTCCAAGCCAGCCACGCCTTGTACCACCCACCATGACCCAGCAGCAGACTTACcaacag GCGGCTGCAGCCCAGCAGATTCCCATTTCTTTACACACGTCTCTTCAGGCTCAGGCTCAGTTGGGGCTTCGGGGAGGTCTGCCTGTTTCTCAGTCCCAAGAGATGTTCAGCTCCATCCCCCCCTTCAG GTCCCAGGTTTACATGCACCCCAACTTGTCACAGCCCAGCCCCATGGTACTGTCAGGTGGAGCCCCTCTCAAGGGCCCATACTCAGCTTTCCCTGGCATGCAGCCATCAGACATGGTTAAACCCCAGTCAGGCTCACACTACCAGCCTATGAATGGCAGCCAGCAGCTAGTCTATGATAGTCAGATGAACCAAGGGCCTGGCATGGGCTCTTCACAGTTAATAGACTCTCAGCTCATTCAG GTCACTATGCCCCTGCCTGGCTCTCAGCTGCGTTATGGTTCAGCTCAACAACACCTCATCCTCCCACAGTCCATCCAGCTGCAGCAGGGACAGAACTTGTCAGTGGGAGCCCCACGCCGAATGCTACCACCAGGGTCGCAGGCAGCTGTCATGACTGGCAGCAGAGAG GGCTCACAGATGGAAATGAAAGGTTTTCAGTTCTCTGAGAAGCCCAATCATTCCCCAGGCATATCTGGAGGTTCTTACAG acCTGGCTCTGCTAGCCCCGGCGGGAAGCCCTCTGGTCCTGGAGGACCTATAGGCCCTCTGCCTACACATTTTGCTCAGCAG GTCCCTCCTGCTCAGGGCAGCATGGTGATGCACATGCGGCCCCCCACCACAGGCCCCTTCCCCAACCCTATTCAGAGACCTGTTATGCAGGTCAATAAGCCCGTCATCATCCGTTCCCCCCCTTACCCCAATCCTGGCCGTGACCCTCCCCACTCCACCCCTCCTTCAGCTTCCGAGCCCCCAGTTAAAGGGCCAGAGGATGGCATGAAG aataaaacaataagagatGTACGCAAGGCGGTGGGAGAGGGCAAAACACCGTCCGGGGGCATGACCAGCAAACTCCAGGAGCCCCTACCTTCCACAGGCCAAGCCAAACCAGCACGCACTGGAGCCATCAAACCCCAGGCTGTCAAAGTAGAAGAGGGCAAGGCGTAA